The Actinocatenispora sera genome has a window encoding:
- a CDS encoding LysR family transcriptional regulator, translated as METTGPAARTLGFDLLDLELFAQVVEAGSITHGSREVHLALPSASARIRQMERAIGTPLLTRGRRGVTVTPAGLLLLRHAHSVLHQIDRMRGDLTEYAAGLVATIRLLANTAAATTTLPEELVTFLVAHPAIDVDLEERPSHLIVQAVAEGRAEIGIVASSVSVGQLRHVALRDDRLALVTPPKHRFARRRRIRFEECLDQPFIGLSEGSALQEHLEGHAQPLGQRPHYRLRLPSVETVCQTVAAGVGVGVLPIAAVRRWQHVHHLATVPLSDDWAARQLLLVTHPTVALSAPAAALRAHLASAALAGDPAEETRQRSDAGRRSGTPKRAWRPA; from the coding sequence ATGGAGACCACTGGGCCAGCCGCCCGCACGCTCGGCTTCGATCTCCTCGACCTGGAGCTGTTCGCCCAGGTCGTCGAGGCGGGCAGCATCACTCACGGCAGCCGCGAGGTGCACCTCGCACTGCCGTCCGCCAGCGCCCGTATCCGGCAGATGGAAAGGGCGATCGGGACGCCGCTGTTGACCCGCGGTCGCCGCGGCGTGACGGTCACCCCGGCAGGCCTGCTGCTCCTGCGCCATGCCCACTCCGTGCTGCACCAGATCGACCGGATGCGCGGGGACCTCACCGAGTACGCCGCCGGGTTGGTTGCAACCATCCGTCTTCTGGCCAACACCGCAGCAGCCACAACGACCCTGCCCGAAGAGTTGGTCACGTTCCTCGTCGCCCACCCGGCCATCGACGTCGATCTGGAGGAGCGCCCCAGCCACCTCATCGTGCAGGCCGTGGCCGAAGGACGCGCCGAGATCGGAATCGTGGCCAGTTCGGTCAGTGTCGGCCAGCTCCGCCACGTTGCCCTTCGCGACGACCGGCTCGCACTCGTCACACCACCGAAGCACCGCTTCGCCCGCCGCAGACGGATTCGCTTCGAGGAGTGCCTTGACCAGCCATTCATTGGTCTCAGCGAGGGAAGCGCGCTCCAAGAACACCTCGAAGGCCATGCGCAGCCGCTGGGGCAGCGGCCCCACTACCGGCTCCGGCTGCCAAGTGTCGAAACCGTCTGCCAAACGGTCGCCGCCGGTGTCGGCGTCGGTGTCCTGCCCATTGCGGCCGTCCGACGTTGGCAGCATGTTCATCACCTCGCGACCGTGCCCCTCAGTGACGACTGGGCTGCACGCCAGCTCCTTCTCGTCACGCACCCCACCGTCGCCTTGTCAGCTCCAGCAGCAGCGCTCAGAGCGCATCTCGCGAGCGCGGCGCTTGCGGGAGACCCAGCGGAAGAGACTCGCCAGCGATCTGACGCTGGTCGTAGATCAGGGACACCGAAGCGCGCGTGGCGACCTGCCTGA